In one window of Halomarina pelagica DNA:
- a CDS encoding CGCGG family putative rSAM-modified RiPP protein has product MASHSHDHDHGHGDTEPVTDRTHDNSWSANLEKPQYADDRSLLERHAIEAIEHTTSGHHVNLVTHEAHGHPETYLYDALSERFGAEDVRWEYIEQCGCGGHVVRAHIE; this is encoded by the coding sequence ATGGCAAGCCACTCCCATGATCACGACCACGGCCACGGCGACACGGAACCAGTCACCGACCGCACGCACGATAACTCGTGGTCGGCAAATCTCGAGAAGCCGCAGTACGCAGATGATCGATCCTTGCTCGAACGACACGCGATCGAGGCCATCGAACACACGACCAGTGGCCACCACGTCAATCTCGTTACCCACGAAGCGCATGGCCACCCGGAGACGTACCTCTATGACGCTCTCAGTGAGCGATTCGGGGCGGAGGACGTCCGTTGGGAGTATATCGAACAATGTGGCTGTGGCGGCCACGTCGTCCGCGCTCACATCGAATAA
- a CDS encoding transcription initiation factor IIB, whose amino-acid sequence MSNTQLNIEDGRPDESQSVTESQPRSSCPECDGQIVRDDEHGETTCEECGLVLDEASIDRGPEWRAFHSDEKDEKSRVGAPTTHLMHDKGLSTTISWQNKDAYGQAVSNQKREQMQRLRTWDERFRTKDAHERNLKQALGEISRMASALDVPEPVRETAGVLYRRAVDEDLLPGRSIEGMATAALYAAARQHGTPRPLSEFAEVSRVEKIRIQRAYRYLSRELGLQIEPADPLEYVPQFASALSVSDEATRQARDLLTTAKAQGAHSGKSPAGLAAAALYAATHLTNEQLTQETVSNAAHISKVTIRNRYQELLDVYAEEGYA is encoded by the coding sequence ATGAGTAATACGCAGCTCAATATCGAAGACGGTCGTCCCGATGAATCGCAATCGGTCACCGAGTCACAGCCCCGTTCATCATGTCCAGAATGCGACGGTCAGATCGTTCGAGACGACGAGCACGGTGAGACAACCTGTGAGGAGTGTGGATTGGTTCTTGATGAGGCGTCCATTGACCGGGGGCCAGAGTGGCGAGCCTTCCATAGCGACGAAAAAGACGAGAAAAGCCGTGTCGGAGCGCCGACGACCCACCTCATGCATGACAAGGGACTCAGCACGACGATCAGCTGGCAGAATAAAGATGCGTACGGGCAAGCAGTCTCCAATCAAAAGCGAGAACAGATGCAGCGCCTGCGAACGTGGGATGAACGGTTTCGGACGAAAGACGCTCACGAACGGAATCTCAAACAAGCACTCGGGGAGATTAGTCGCATGGCTTCCGCCCTCGATGTGCCAGAACCGGTACGTGAAACTGCGGGCGTGCTCTATCGGCGAGCAGTCGATGAAGACCTCCTTCCAGGTCGATCCATCGAAGGAATGGCAACAGCTGCACTGTACGCCGCAGCCAGGCAACACGGGACACCACGCCCGTTGTCCGAATTCGCAGAAGTCAGTCGCGTAGAGAAAATCCGCATACAGCGTGCATACCGGTATCTCTCCCGAGAACTCGGCTTGCAAATCGAGCCAGCGGATCCACTCGAATACGTCCCGCAATTCGCATCAGCGCTGAGTGTGAGCGACGAGGCGACCCGCCAAGCTCGCGATCTCCTCACGACTGCAAAGGCACAGGGTGCCCATAGCGGGAAAAGTCCCGCTGGCCTCGCAGCGGCCGCACTCTACGCGGCAACGCACCTCACGAATGAGCAGCTGACACAGGAGACGGTGAGCAACGCCGCCCACATAAGCAAAGTAACCATTCGGAATCGGTATCAGGAGCTGCTTGACGTCTATGCTGAGGAGGGTTATGCATGA
- a CDS encoding AI-2E family transporter, with product MTKQGDRQHWFSDHLVLSVLAIVSGVLGLLFVFTQLQYILLAIVLAYVLAPAQRKLERYTSAVTAALTLISLSVFVLFIPVAYLLTVAIQQGLGLLTALQEGRLSLDILQDRLETIGYVVDLDLLYATYQEPIAGGLQRLATGAVTVIGGLPGVLIGLTVTVFVLFALLRDGEQFVTWLRSIVPLSDRVERELLRELDALMWASVIGNVAVAGVQALLLGIGLALVGMPGVVFLTVATFVLTLLPLVGAFGVWLPVSGYLFAIGRPTAAVLLFVYGSLVSASDLYLRPAIINRSGALNVATIVVGIFGGIVLFGAIGLFVGPVILGGSKVVLDLFAQERVDSTVGR from the coding sequence ATGACTAAACAGGGAGACCGTCAGCATTGGTTTTCGGACCATCTTGTACTGTCGGTCTTGGCGATAGTGAGCGGCGTTCTCGGCCTACTTTTCGTTTTCACACAGCTTCAGTATATCTTACTCGCGATCGTCCTCGCATACGTCCTTGCACCCGCACAACGGAAGCTCGAACGTTACACGAGCGCAGTTACGGCTGCCCTCACCCTCATTTCGCTTTCGGTATTTGTCCTCTTCATCCCGGTCGCATATCTCCTCACAGTCGCAATTCAGCAGGGACTAGGGCTGCTAACCGCCCTCCAAGAAGGGAGACTCAGTCTTGACATCCTTCAGGATCGACTCGAAACCATTGGCTATGTAGTTGATCTCGATCTGTTGTATGCGACATATCAAGAGCCAATCGCTGGCGGGTTGCAGCGTCTCGCAACCGGTGCGGTAACCGTCATCGGCGGTCTCCCTGGTGTGCTGATCGGACTCACCGTGACGGTCTTCGTACTCTTTGCGTTATTGCGAGACGGTGAACAGTTCGTCACATGGCTGCGGTCGATTGTCCCGCTCTCTGATCGTGTGGAGCGGGAACTGCTTAGAGAACTCGACGCCCTCATGTGGGCGTCCGTTATCGGGAACGTCGCCGTCGCGGGGGTCCAGGCGCTACTGCTCGGCATCGGATTGGCGCTCGTTGGCATGCCGGGGGTTGTGTTCTTGACCGTGGCGACGTTTGTCCTCACGTTGCTCCCACTCGTTGGGGCATTCGGTGTCTGGCTTCCGGTTTCGGGCTACCTGTTCGCAATCGGTCGTCCCACCGCAGCGGTACTGCTTTTCGTCTACGGGTCGTTGGTCAGCGCCTCGGACCTCTATCTTCGCCCGGCGATCATCAACCGGAGCGGCGCGCTCAACGTCGCGACCATCGTCGTGGGAATCTTCGGAGGAATCGTTCTGTTTGGGGCAATCGGCCTGTTCGTCGGCCCCGTCATACTCGGCGGCTCGAAGGTCGTCCTTGACCTGTTTGCCCAGGAGCGAGTGGACTCAACCGTCGGCCGATAG
- a CDS encoding winged helix-turn-helix domain-containing protein: protein MVRNSASSEDSPSLQAVLDALDDADCRAILRETAEPMTATELIDICDIPKSTLYRKLELLSDASLVREQDTINPGGGRTTKYERDFDDVMISMDDDNDFSVTVERPPRNADERLADIWSKMGDEL from the coding sequence ATGGTGCGCAATTCAGCGTCATCTGAGGACTCTCCGTCGCTGCAGGCGGTCCTTGATGCGCTGGATGACGCCGACTGTCGAGCCATCCTCCGTGAAACAGCTGAACCCATGACCGCAACCGAACTCATCGACATCTGTGACATTCCCAAATCAACGTTGTATCGGAAGCTCGAACTCCTCAGCGACGCTTCGCTCGTCCGCGAGCAGGACACAATCAACCCCGGCGGTGGTCGAACCACAAAATACGAACGCGACTTTGACGACGTGATGATCTCCATGGACGATGACAACGACTTCTCGGTGACGGTCGAACGTCCGCCACGGAACGCCGATGAACGGCTCGCCGATATCTGGTCGAAGATGGGTGATGAGCTATGA
- a CDS encoding group I truncated hemoglobin, with protein MSEVNTVFDRLGGHEAVESVVNDFYDRVLNDESVIHHFEDSNTTELRAHQVQFISAVTGGPVEYSGDDMRDAHRGMGITDTEFDVVAGHLDTALAENGVSDEDREQVLETVEELRPEIVETTENGETSSATS; from the coding sequence ATGAGCGAGGTCAACACAGTGTTCGATCGTCTCGGTGGTCACGAGGCAGTCGAAAGCGTCGTGAACGACTTCTACGACCGTGTCTTGAATGACGAGAGCGTCATTCACCACTTCGAGGATAGCAACACGACGGAACTCCGGGCGCACCAAGTACAATTCATCTCGGCAGTAACCGGCGGTCCGGTCGAGTACTCTGGAGACGATATGCGCGACGCTCACAGGGGAATGGGCATCACCGACACCGAGTTCGATGTCGTGGCAGGGCACTTGGATACTGCACTCGCTGAAAACGGGGTCTCCGATGAAGACCGTGAACAGGTTCTCGAGACGGTTGAGGAGTTGCGTCCCGAAATCGTAGAGACCACGGAGAATGGCGAAACGAGTTCGGCGACCTCGTGA
- a CDS encoding cupin domain-containing protein produces MVHIKSLSELEGAPHANAFPSEEPKTIRLTLSEGEHVEPHAHPDREIVLYLVSGSLELQLDGEPYQVNQGDVVHFDGAQEISPVAKADSTALLVLAAKRDGPDSPEGNL; encoded by the coding sequence ATGGTTCACATCAAATCGCTATCAGAACTCGAAGGGGCACCACACGCGAACGCCTTTCCCAGTGAGGAACCGAAGACGATCCGATTAACCCTCTCCGAGGGAGAGCATGTCGAACCGCATGCGCATCCGGATCGAGAAATCGTACTTTACCTCGTCTCTGGCAGCCTCGAACTCCAGCTCGATGGGGAACCATATCAGGTGAATCAGGGCGATGTAGTTCACTTCGATGGGGCACAGGAGATCTCTCCAGTTGCGAAGGCAGACAGTACTGCGTTGCTCGTTCTCGCTGCGAAACGGGATGGTCCTGACTCCCCAGAAGGAAACCTATGA
- a CDS encoding nitric-oxide reductase large subunit codes for MKISRQTIAKVLVTVFVINLIVMGVGAYYSSQQVPPIPQEVVGPDGDVIATESQVQAGKVAFQQDGLMNHGSILGNGAYFGVDYTADTLDLKVEFMQEYYAQERFDESYAALGSPEKGSIDSLVRDDLDASFKRGTETVQYSAAEAYAHQQVREVYVERYHDGALDRGVPANMMDSEEDARRFADFALWTAWISHTDRPGSDHSFTNEWPYQPAAGNTPTGSTMIWSVISMVLLIAAVGIGVFAYKSVELPEPKVNNLEIPAPDEISLTPSQRAATRFIPLAGALFALQVLLGGLLAHYYVERHAFFGVEEVFGVNIVQVFPFALAKTFHLDLGILWIASLWLGAGLFLPPLLTNHEPDRQRTFIHVLLGALIVAAVGGLVGIWLGAQGYIDGPLWWIIGNEGLEYLEVGRLWQVGLLVGFVLWTALVWRGFKPMLRREARYGLAHMIIYAGGSIGLLFTAGMLYTPQTNIVMTEFWRWWVVHMWVEGAFEFFIVAVVGLTLVSMGLLRKSSAEKAVAFQALFVMGSGIIGASHHYWWVGQPDIWIPFGSVFSTLELIPLILILFEAMGQYRALATSDETFPYTLPFMFIIASGFWNFLGAGVLGFFINLPLVNYYEHGTYLTVGHAHAAMFGAFGFLALGMATYMLRISTKPSEWTERRLRWAFWLWNVGLAVMVFVSVLPVGFLQLETAFTQSYAAARSLAFYNSDIIQFLFWARLPGDTMIILGTFVFLYDMVAKRFTLRSVSMPSDTPGRGTIPDRVMAEDDD; via the coding sequence ATGAAAATTTCCCGACAAACAATTGCGAAAGTACTGGTGACTGTGTTCGTCATCAATCTGATCGTGATGGGAGTTGGGGCATACTATTCCTCCCAGCAGGTTCCCCCGATCCCACAAGAAGTAGTCGGACCCGATGGAGACGTCATCGCGACTGAATCGCAGGTCCAAGCCGGGAAAGTGGCCTTCCAACAAGACGGACTCATGAATCATGGGTCAATTCTGGGTAATGGCGCGTACTTCGGTGTCGATTACACTGCCGATACGCTCGATTTGAAAGTCGAGTTCATGCAGGAATACTACGCACAGGAACGTTTCGACGAATCCTACGCAGCGCTCGGATCTCCCGAGAAAGGCAGTATCGACAGCCTCGTCCGTGATGACCTGGATGCGTCGTTCAAGCGGGGCACGGAGACCGTACAGTACTCCGCTGCAGAGGCGTACGCCCACCAGCAAGTTCGGGAGGTCTATGTCGAGCGGTATCACGATGGTGCGCTCGACCGGGGCGTGCCAGCGAATATGATGGACTCCGAGGAAGACGCTCGCCGATTCGCTGACTTCGCCCTCTGGACTGCGTGGATTTCCCATACTGACCGCCCGGGAAGTGACCACAGCTTCACGAACGAGTGGCCCTACCAGCCGGCGGCAGGGAACACCCCAACCGGGTCGACGATGATCTGGAGCGTCATCAGTATGGTGCTCCTCATCGCAGCTGTCGGAATCGGCGTGTTTGCGTACAAATCCGTCGAACTTCCCGAACCGAAGGTCAACAACCTCGAGATTCCGGCCCCCGATGAAATCAGTTTGACGCCCAGTCAGCGTGCTGCGACTCGATTCATCCCCCTTGCAGGAGCGCTGTTCGCCCTACAGGTCCTTCTCGGTGGCTTACTGGCTCACTACTACGTCGAGCGGCACGCATTTTTCGGTGTTGAAGAGGTGTTCGGCGTCAACATCGTGCAGGTGTTCCCGTTCGCACTGGCGAAGACGTTCCACCTTGATCTGGGCATCCTCTGGATTGCGTCGCTCTGGCTCGGTGCTGGACTGTTTCTCCCGCCACTGCTGACCAATCACGAACCCGATCGGCAGCGGACCTTCATTCACGTCCTCCTCGGTGCGCTCATCGTCGCCGCAGTCGGAGGTCTCGTCGGGATCTGGCTCGGCGCTCAGGGCTACATTGACGGCCCGCTCTGGTGGATCATCGGGAACGAGGGCCTCGAATACCTCGAAGTCGGGCGGCTCTGGCAGGTTGGCCTCCTCGTTGGCTTCGTGCTGTGGACGGCCCTCGTCTGGCGGGGATTCAAACCCATGCTGCGACGGGAAGCGCGGTACGGTCTCGCGCACATGATCATCTACGCTGGCGGCTCCATCGGGCTGCTGTTCACCGCCGGAATGCTGTACACTCCCCAGACGAACATCGTGATGACGGAGTTCTGGCGCTGGTGGGTCGTCCACATGTGGGTCGAGGGTGCCTTCGAGTTCTTCATCGTCGCGGTGGTCGGCCTGACGCTCGTGAGTATGGGCCTGCTCCGGAAGTCCTCGGCCGAGAAGGCTGTGGCGTTCCAGGCGCTGTTCGTGATGGGGTCAGGTATCATCGGGGCCTCCCACCACTACTGGTGGGTCGGCCAGCCTGACATCTGGATTCCGTTCGGCTCGGTCTTCTCGACGCTCGAACTCATCCCTCTCATCCTCATTCTCTTCGAGGCGATGGGGCAGTATCGCGCGCTCGCGACAAGTGACGAGACGTTCCCGTACACGCTCCCGTTCATGTTCATCATCGCCAGTGGGTTCTGGAACTTCCTCGGCGCCGGCGTGCTGGGGTTTTTCATCAATCTCCCACTCGTCAACTACTACGAGCACGGCACCTACCTGACGGTTGGGCACGCTCACGCCGCGATGTTCGGCGCGTTCGGCTTCCTCGCGCTCGGGATGGCGACCTACATGTTGCGTATCTCGACGAAGCCCAGCGAGTGGACCGAGCGCCGCCTCCGGTGGGCATTCTGGCTCTGGAACGTCGGCCTCGCCGTCATGGTGTTCGTCTCCGTCCTTCCCGTCGGATTCCTCCAGCTGGAGACGGCGTTCACGCAGAGCTACGCCGCCGCACGGAGTCTCGCGTTCTACAACAGCGACATCATCCAGTTCCTCTTCTGGGCGCGGCTCCCCGGAGACACGATGATCATCCTTGGGACGTTCGTCTTTCTCTACGATATGGTGGCCAAGCGATTCACGTTGCGCTCGGTCTCCATGCCAAGCGATACACCCGGTCGGGGGACAATTCCCGACCGAGTGATGGCTGAAGACGACGATTGA
- a CDS encoding IS1595-like element ISHrub1 family transposase has protein sequence MSKTQPAFGGMLRNLIDDGILELRTEPLDALVERRLKQLWEHTPCPRCGNRTIRTWEHSDRVWCRSCQFKPAYTYGTPFSEKDLPAGEVLLAFILYADTLLSINQIAIVLDRAYNTIHTAIRDLEAALERGFPIVWNRLKRPHSGPLQIDESGKVCSGYKGQDPPRPGRARGGSSRTGRTRWQGRHGDQLTLVAACRDELTVIRAKKGIRYEGDLGPVIEEAEDLSQPLGEVWTDGLQAYRWMEYDHRTVVHKERYVSPDGVHINQVECLWSLLHPWLRKFRGLSKQGLEQAAHTFGCVRSLNRIGASLFALIDCFALHRFRSFA, from the coding sequence ATGTCTAAAACCCAGCCAGCCTTCGGCGGAATGCTTCGAAACCTAATCGACGACGGTATCTTAGAGCTTCGGACCGAGCCGCTCGACGCCCTCGTCGAGCGGCGTCTCAAGCAACTCTGGGAGCACACACCGTGCCCTCGCTGCGGAAATCGGACGATCAGAACGTGGGAGCACTCCGATCGTGTCTGGTGTCGCAGCTGCCAGTTCAAACCCGCCTACACCTACGGCACACCCTTCAGCGAGAAGGACCTCCCCGCAGGCGAGGTCCTTCTCGCGTTCATTCTCTATGCAGATACCCTGCTCAGCATCAATCAAATCGCGATTGTGCTTGACCGCGCGTACAACACGATTCACACAGCAATTCGTGACCTGGAAGCCGCGCTCGAGCGCGGCTTCCCAATTGTCTGGAACCGTCTCAAACGACCGCACAGCGGCCCGTTACAAATCGATGAGAGTGGCAAAGTCTGCTCAGGATACAAGGGCCAAGACCCGCCGCGGCCCGGACGGGCTCGCGGCGGGTCGTCTCGAACTGGACGCACTCGATGGCAAGGACGTCACGGTGACCAACTGACGCTCGTCGCGGCCTGCCGCGACGAGCTCACTGTCATTCGCGCGAAGAAAGGAATCCGCTACGAGGGTGATCTTGGACCGGTAATTGAGGAGGCTGAAGACCTCTCCCAGCCACTGGGAGAGGTCTGGACCGACGGTCTCCAAGCGTATCGCTGGATGGAGTACGACCACCGGACGGTCGTTCACAAGGAGCGGTACGTTTCGCCGGACGGCGTCCATATTAATCAGGTTGAGTGCCTGTGGTCACTCCTGCATCCGTGGCTGCGGAAGTTCCGCGGCCTGTCCAAGCAAGGCTTGGAACAGGCCGCTCATACCTTCGGCTGCGTTCGATCCTTGAACAGGATCGGCGCGTCGCTGTTCGCACTCATCGATTGCTTCGCCCTCCACCGTTTCCGTAGCTTTGCGTAA
- a CDS encoding transcriptional regulator — translation MMNEPAESRREELPAAGRARDMMGELSRETDQEILEILVADSPLYVMEIAKIAERHPITVDQICARLHEHGQIRPVGRGLYDITEEGKRRFGEGSDS, via the coding sequence ATGATGAACGAGCCAGCAGAATCGCGCCGCGAAGAGTTACCGGCTGCTGGCCGCGCGAGGGACATGATGGGTGAGCTCAGTCGCGAAACCGATCAGGAGATACTCGAGATACTCGTCGCGGATTCGCCACTCTATGTGATGGAAATTGCCAAAATTGCAGAACGCCATCCGATCACCGTAGACCAAATATGTGCGCGGCTTCACGAACACGGGCAGATTCGTCCAGTCGGTCGAGGGCTCTATGACATCACTGAGGAAGGAAAACGACGGTTTGGAGAAGGTTCAGATTCGTGA
- a CDS encoding DUF7521 family protein codes for MIWVETAIIVVKTVILLLGSGITYIAFKAYRRTGTPSLRVLGIGFGVVTFGALLAGIAHQLLSVSFQMGILINSVLVAIGLAIVMYSLYLERG; via the coding sequence ATGATTTGGGTTGAAACGGCCATCATCGTCGTGAAGACGGTGATTTTACTCCTCGGAAGCGGAATCACATATATTGCGTTTAAAGCATATCGGCGGACTGGGACCCCGTCGCTACGTGTTCTTGGAATCGGATTTGGCGTCGTTACGTTTGGTGCATTGCTTGCAGGAATCGCCCATCAACTTCTTTCGGTTTCGTTCCAGATGGGCATCTTGATCAATAGCGTACTCGTCGCAATTGGATTGGCTATCGTTATGTACTCGCTCTACCTTGAACGTGGATAA
- a CDS encoding ferredoxin produces the protein MRVEFDRDTCTGIFNCVHEWEKFIEDRDAGKATLVGSDEIEDDLYVRDVPEGEEFDAEMAARVCPVDAITVYDDEGERLVP, from the coding sequence ATGCGAGTCGAATTCGATCGCGATACCTGTACAGGTATCTTCAACTGTGTCCATGAGTGGGAGAAGTTCATCGAGGACCGTGATGCAGGCAAAGCGACGCTCGTCGGGAGTGACGAAATCGAGGACGACCTCTATGTTCGAGACGTCCCCGAGGGCGAGGAGTTCGATGCGGAAATGGCAGCTCGTGTCTGCCCAGTGGACGCCATCACAGTCTATGATGATGAGGGCGAACGGCTGGTTCCGTAA
- a CDS encoding succinate dehydrogenase/fumarate reductase iron-sulfur subunit — protein sequence MSSQRSSSPTKPESADEETPQQRRLERKRERAMAAQSQAEAERAVDADTDTIQLEVFRYDPDVEAKQEPRFDDFAVPYERGMTVLDALIYARDQYDSSLTFRHSCRMAVCGSDGFFINGRQRLGCQTQISDLDEPIRVEPLPHQPVIKDLVVDMDHFYERMEAVEPYFQPDDLPTGELEEQRQSPENREQIKMASRCIQCGCCTSSCNPAQTDDEYIGPAAIVKGYRFYMDEREGADAQERRLELLDKEHGVWQCHTQFSCTTVCPKDIPITEEIQEMKREAIKRNLKFW from the coding sequence ATGAGCTCTCAACGGTCATCCTCTCCGACGAAGCCCGAATCTGCCGACGAAGAGACACCCCAGCAGCGACGGCTTGAGCGGAAACGAGAGCGGGCGATGGCTGCTCAGTCCCAGGCTGAAGCCGAGCGGGCTGTCGATGCCGACACTGACACGATCCAGCTCGAAGTGTTTCGGTATGACCCCGATGTCGAGGCCAAACAGGAACCCCGATTCGACGATTTTGCCGTCCCCTACGAACGGGGCATGACAGTCCTCGATGCGCTCATCTACGCGCGTGACCAGTACGACTCGTCGCTCACGTTCCGCCATTCCTGTCGAATGGCCGTCTGTGGCAGTGACGGGTTCTTCATCAATGGACGACAGCGACTGGGCTGTCAGACGCAGATTTCGGATCTCGACGAACCCATTCGGGTTGAGCCGTTGCCTCACCAGCCGGTCATCAAAGACCTCGTCGTCGACATGGACCACTTCTACGAACGGATGGAGGCCGTCGAACCGTATTTCCAGCCCGACGACCTCCCCACCGGTGAGCTAGAAGAGCAGCGGCAGTCGCCAGAGAACCGCGAGCAGATCAAGATGGCTTCCCGGTGTATCCAATGTGGCTGCTGTACATCGTCGTGCAATCCGGCGCAGACCGACGACGAATACATTGGACCGGCGGCGATCGTCAAGGGCTATCGGTTCTACATGGACGAACGCGAAGGGGCTGATGCACAAGAACGACGGCTGGAACTCCTCGACAAAGAACACGGCGTCTGGCAGTGCCATACGCAGTTTTCGTGTACAACGGTCTGTCCGAAGGACATCCCGATCACCGAAGAGATTCAGGAGATGAAACGCGAGGCTATCAAGCGAAATCTCAAATTCTGGTAA